The Salmo salar chromosome ssa19, Ssal_v3.1, whole genome shotgun sequence DNA window acccactccaatttgcataccgcccaaacagatccacagatgatgcaatctctactgcactctacACTGCATTTTCccactggacaaaaggaacacctacgtgagaatgctattcattgactacagttcagcgttcaacaccatagtaccctcaaagctcatcactaagctaaggatcctgggactaaacacctctctctgcaactggatcctggacttattgacgggctgcccccaggtggtgagggtaggtagcaacacgtctgccacgctgatcctcaacactagagcccctcaggggtgcgtgctcagtcccctcctgtactccctgttcacccacgactgcgtggccaggtaTGACTCCaattttgcagacgacacaacagtggtaggcctgatcactgacaacgccgagacagcctataggggggAGGTcggagacctggccgggtggtgctagaataacaacctatccctcaacgtaaccaagactaaggagatgattgtggactacaggaaaaggaggaccaagcacgcccccattctcatcgacgtggctgtagtggagcaggttgagaacgtcaagttccttggtgtccacatcaccaacaaactaacatggtccaaacacaccaacacagttgtgaagagggcacgacaaagcatattccccctcaggaatctaaaaagatttggcacgggtcctcagatcttcaaaagtttctacagctgcaacatcgagagcatcctgactggttgcatcactgcctggtacggcaactgctcggcctccgaccgcaaggcactacagagtgtacggtgtcagaggaaggccctaaaaattgtcaaagatcccacccaccccagtcatagactgttctcactactaccgcatggcaagtggtaccggagcgccaagtctaggactaaaaggcttctcaacagcttttacccccaagccataagactcctgaacatgtaatcaaatgactacccggactatttgcattgtgtcgtccccccctcttttacactgctgctactctctgtttatcatatatgcatagccactttaactaTATATTTCATGTACAttctacctcaattagcccgactaaccggtgcctctgcagattggctacccggactatatgcattgtgtcctgccacccaccacccgtgaacccctcttttatgcaactgctactctctgtttatcatatatgcatagtcactttaaccatacctacatgtacatactacctcaattagcctgactaaccggtgcctgtatatagcctcgccactgtatatagcctcgctactgttattattcactgtctttttacagttttttttatttccttacttatctattgttcacctaataccaatTGTTTttacttcactgtaaggtctacacctgttgtattcggtgcacgtaacaaactttgatttgatgtgttaTCTTTGTACAATGGATAAAGGCCATGATTTCTCATCTGCAGCAGAAATAAGGACTGAGACACAGGTGAGACGGGTGCGTATAAAGCTTCTCAGAGCGGTAGTGCTGATCTAGGCTCAGGTTCTACCTTTTTTCAATATGACTTAAAAggtcaaactgatcctagatctgcactcctacccaatttgtaagtcgctctggataagagcgtctgctaaatgacgtaaatgtactcTTAGATGCTTTGTGATTATGGGCCTGGTGCAACTTATAAATGTTGAACTAAAGTTTGGACACTGATCTGTTTTTAAAAAAACATTATAGTTTGATGGTGGGATTCGCAACATGACTGGGTTTGAGGTTCATTACAAAGTGCATTGCTGAGATGCCAAGCAGGTTTTACAGGTGGTCGGCCTACTGTGCATTTCCTGTCTGTGATTGTATTCTTTCTTTCTCCAGAGTtgtgcagcggtttaaggcactgcatctcagtgctagaggtgtcactacagaccctggttcgattccaggctgtatcacaaccagccgtgattgggagtcccatagggcggcgcacaattggcccagcgtcgtccaggttagtgtttggccgaggtaggccgtcattgtaagtaagaatttgttcttgactgacttgcctggttaaatgacACTCTCCTGTGTGATGCAATAAAATAGGTAgcctacaaataaataaataaattgtataATGAACCAGATTTATTCTATCAATAGCACCAACATATCAACGTCCCAACATATCAATAGTGACCTCTGTCGGCTGATTATGAAATGGAAATGAATAGCTAGATATTTTCGCTATCTGACTACATTACCCAGATGTCCCCAAATCAATTTATCAACCAATGAATGTTGTCCATGTGCAACCGGTAGCTAGCTAGGTCAAATGGACTGTCTCTTTATCGAAAGAATAATAACAATATTGGACAGTGGTACAACAATGTAGTTAGCCATTGGGAATAGCCAGTTACAGACGAGATTTAAACTTAACTCACGTTACCTTGCTACAGCATTTGCACAAGGTAAAGTAACTATTGTCACTCTTCATGTTGTTATTTCTAAGCACGAACGCAAGTGTCCGTGCTAGCTAGCTTACGCGGCAACCTACTAGCTACGTTAGCTTGCTCGGTTTTAGTCAGCTAACGCTAGCGACATACTTCAATGATAGCTATGGGTTGTGTATGTCATGGTAGTACATTCAATGTGTAGTATTCTGACAATATTCCGGGGTGTACGTCGTTGCCAAGTAAAACTCAACTCAAATGGAAACTAGCTAGCTACGCCACAACGCGGAGTTGAGGTTGACTTGTTGGCTCTCCGGGGTGTTGCAAATGTCTTGATCATAACCAGCTAACGttaacgtagctagctagttcACGTTAGCTACGTGCCAGTTAGCTGCTAAGTAACtttactagcaagctaactaAACACATTTCCTCGAATTTTCCCTTTTCTTTAGCGAAGGTCAATGTGTCTTATAGTTAACTTGGCTAGCTATAGTAATAAGAAATCATTCGTCTTCATCCGTTTGTTTAGTCGTTATTGATTTACCAGACGTAGCTACCTACGGTTTAGTGCTTGGTAAAAGGCCAGGGTGATCAATAAAACGTCATAAGgtgcagaccccccccccccagctccgCTAAAAGCTTTGACAACTGCCTGCGGTTTTCAAGGGATCGTTAAATACATGTCAACTATTTGGTTGCAATATCATCACCTCTTCAAGAACATAGCCAGAACTACACATATTATTCCATGCAAAACAATTGCGAACATTTAGCGCTATCAGAATTACACCGCAATTAACTGCTTTCATGGTCAGTACACGTAAATTCATCATGTCATTTCAGATACGTGAGTGTAGCCTCACGATATCTCTCAATATTGGCCACAATTAATTGGATATTTGAGTGATATAAAAGTGAACTATACCTGACGGGTATGAGCTGTTTAGGTTAATTTCCCATCCTGTATTAAGAGAAATACATTAGGTCTACCTACCCATATGTTTAACCAATTGCGCAAAGTTTCTAccagtagacataattgcaaagtAGTTTCTACTTTGCAATTATATCTACTGGTAGAACATTTTCAGTTGGTTGAAAATATTGGTAAGTAGACCTAAAAttactttttttttctccaacgtAACGTTAAGCCTACCCAGCTTAGTTACCCAACATGATCCCCTTTTCATTGTTTTTAAGAGTGTTTAATCAAGATTGCAGCTGACAAACATGATAGGCTATGTGTCAAATTGTCTAGCTAGCATATTAGGGATAGCTTGTTACATTAACGTTATctttcaggggataaactagatggctgtATTTGGTCGCCATCTATAGTGCTGAAGACAGTAGTCCGATTTACAACTTGACCAGGAGGATTTACCCATGTAAAGCTCTTTCCAAAAGCTTAATCTCTGATGAAGCAAACTAAATGACACGCTAAGTACAGTACATGCCAATAGGTGAGGGTAGCCTATCCAATCTGAAAATAGATGctcaattgatgtttactgattATATAGTTAAATTATAGgaaatgtgtagttctgactgctcttcaagaggtgatgatattaaaGCCAAATAGATAACATTTGTTTAGCAATCCCTTGAAAACGGCATGTAGTTGTCAAATCTTCATTGACCTATCAAAGTCTTTCTATACTGTTGATCACTCCCCGCTAATTCAGAGGCTTTTCTCAAATGGCCTAGACCAGGCTGCATGTAACCGGTTTAAAAATGACTTGACAGATAGAACTCAATGCgtatctactgatggtgttaaatcAGGTTTCCTGAATATTACGAAAGATGTCCCACAGGGGTCGATTATAAGTATATGTTGTATATGTTCTCAAGAGCGCATAGAAATAACTCTGATTTAAGCATATGTACTTTGAAAGGTGTCCATATTAGTACCAACATATATACTTTGAAAGGTGTCCATCCCTGCTTACAGATATCTGGATAGATGAAAAAATAACTCcttgataaaataaaggttaaataaatacaaatgtcagCGGCACTGGGGGTCTCCTTGCTCCCCAGCTGCCAAATTGTACGCTCTGCACGGTATTGTGACGGTTTATTGATAACGACCTTTAGCTTAGGTAACTAATTAATAGGTTTTCTCAATGTTTTTTGTAATGGTGTGACCCTGCCTTTTGCTCTACCCCAGACATTGTGCCAAGCGTGTGTCCCTGCTCCTGTGACACATCTGGCCAACATGTCCATGTTCAGCACGGGCATCCTGGTGCTCACCTCTCCCCTCCACACCCTCCCCCTGCGCATTGCCCCCGTACTCAGCTCAGCTGCCCAGGTGGTGGAGCGCACCCTCTACGTCCATCTCCATCCAGGCCTGAACCTGGGTACAGGCGGGGGCCAGCCCAGGCCCGTCTTCATCCCGCCCGTGGTGGATCTGTCCAGCCTTATCACCGGGCTCTACAGCAATGCTGCCAATGTGTGCGGCCACCTGGACGTACGAGTGCTCCTCACCAACGTCCGCGCCCAGCCCAACAACGCCTCCAGCCCAGAGACGGGTGGGACAGGGGTAGCATGTAACCCCTTCCCTTCCCCACagcccctctcccactcccccgAGGTGGTGCTAACAGACTTCGCCCTGCAGGACCCAGGCCAGTCCCCACTGGTGGCCCAGTGTCTGCAGAGGTACACGGGCCGCTGTTACGTCTGCACTCCCGGCTTGGCCTCGGTGCTGCTCCACCCGCAGCTGCAGAAGCTGGAGgaagaggtagagaaggagggcCAAAAGGACGACTGGGATAGTAGCTCGGAGCGCATGGAGACTTACAGTGAGGTGGTGGTAGGTGGAACGTTTGACCGCCTCCACGGGGCGCACAAGACGCTGCTGAACATCTCTTGCCTCTTGGCGAACAAGCGGTTCCTTATCGGGGTGTGTGACCAAGAACTTCTAAAAAGTAAGTGGAATGATGAGAAAGGACAATGGTTGCTGTGTAAACAAGTTTCTTTGGGCATTATTAGGTCTCCTTGTCTTCTATCCATACACAAGGTATTGTGTTCCTTACCCCATAATGGGCTATATAATCTGATCTGGATTGCCATTGTTAAAAGGACTTTGGAATTCACTGTGCTTCAGggtttttttctggatcaaaaggGGTTTCAGGTGGTGGGCAGGGGGTGCGGACCTTCAGCGGTGCAAAATTTGAGGTCCCCCATCTTGACAATGTAGAGACATTTTTGAATTTAAGGCAATTTCTTGTTATTCAAATTCTTGGAGCTGAGAGAAAATAGTGccgttttaaagttaatttcctatgcattttgccatggctaatgctgtgttttgctcaaacataataacaaaatcAATACTGTTAAATTCATTGTTTTTGGTATTTTAAATTCTCCCTGAttgtctagtttttattttggGGGTTGTTAATTCTCAAAGATGAGATTATTGAAAAACATAgaggtccattatcttttctacatatttTATGTTTTATGTCGTTTAAGTTAACACTGAAAGCGTTTTTCAATCACAAATGCATAAagtttgttttattattattatatatttctgTACACTGTTTGGATTTAGGAGACCCGAAAAAAATGCTTAGGCGGCCTGCCCAAGGATTACAATGGTAGAAAATTCCCTACACTCAACCTTGACATTGAAGAATGTGGATTTACGGATATGTTTGCACAATAGCGGAATAAAACGTTTGATGTCCCCTACCCTGCCATTTTCCTTGCCTCTTATTCTTCGTTCTCTTCTTCCTCTTTCTCCACCTTCTCTTTTTCTTATCTTTCTCTGCCTATCCTCAGagaaggtgctaaaggagctaaTCGAGCCATATGCCCTGCGGGTGCAGCGGCTCCAAGAGTTCCTGCAGGACGTCAAGCCCTCGCTGCAGTACGAGATCGTGCCCCTTTCGGACCCCTTTGGACCCTCCGTTATTGATGCCCAGCTGCAATGCATTGTGGTCAGCGAGGAGACCCGCAGGGGAGGCGAGGCTGTGAACAAGAAGCGCCTCGAAAACGTAAGTGCTTTGGGTTTAATCGTCTTCTCGCGCCAAACTGCacatgtgcaggccgtcaaatcaaaagCACTCCTTCGATATAATTGAAAACATTTTAGTTTGTCACTTTcagaggttggagtaataacaacAAAAGATATTTGAATTAAAGATATTGGCTCAAATCCAGGTTGTGACTTTAGATTTCGAAACAATTAACAAACTACTAAGGAAGAATtcttcacttctctcattgacttctcaaaccccaaatTCAGGCCTGGTCTTTTTCAcaagcgttcccggaagtctcgTGATGTTGcgtctctgggtttagaaacatGCAGTACAATTTGAACAAGCTTCAATGGTGTCTAATAGCTGGCAAAGACAGTCATAGTGTTGTGAGTGGGCCTCTTGATACAGCACAGGCTGAGGGATGGCTGGCTAtgtattgtttgtgttacgtCTGGCTAAACATAGCCTATATATTCTCTTTGTTATGTCTGGTGTCTTGTCATCAACTGTCTGCCCTATTAGGGTCTTCCAGGACTGGTGCTGCACGAGATCCAGCTGCTGAAGGATGCCCACCACACTGAGATGGAGGAGGAAAAGATCAGCTCCTCCAGCCTCCGCTCACGCCTCCTGGGAACCCTCCTCACAGACCCGAAAGTACACACATTCCCCCTCTTCCCTTCCAGCCTGCTCATGGGTGTCACACATACCATACTAATTTCTACTTGGTATTTGAGACAGAAAGGGATTTTGTGTACCCCTGAGTAGTTTCAGTCGCTGACACCGGCAAAAGATGGGGCTAATTTCAGTATTTTTAATCTCTATGCAAATAACAGggactgtgtctcaaatggcaccttattccccatATTAGGGTTACCCAACTGGCGGGCTGAATTTCACCCtcaggtggttttatttggccccccaattttcattgttggacataaaagaccaaaaacaccaggaaatcagcctccaagtgattttaattttggaaatctgttcccacgtatttccatgcataatagagagacatgtCATCGTAGACAAATGTAAGCAAGATTTGAAAttattgttttagtcaaatattatctgTTTGTGCTGCTTGCTGTCTATTTGCAGTTTACTaattatctgtaatcatgttcCAGCCCCCCGAtcatccactcaagaaaaaattAGACCAGCGGCTTAATTTAGTTGGTGATCCctgccatatatagtgcacttcctttgactagggctctggtcaaaagtagtgcaccatataggaaaAAAGGGGGCCATTAGGGACGGAGACAGGGCTTTTTCAGAACAACTGATAGTTACTCCAGCAAGGTTACCAGGGTAGAGAAGGCTATATTCAGGGACTTTGTTTCTCCTCAAGCAGAAGAAACATACTATTCATCCAGCCTCGCTAACCGCAAATGATCTTTCAGTGGCAATTGCAGTCACACAATCGACTACTATTCACTAATTGCCAGCGAGTGCTTTGTCAAGCACGTTGTTGGGATGCATCAGGTATCACAAGACCTGATTTTTCACAATTCAGTTTCTCTTTATCTCATTGTAGTCTAATTGGACCTGAGCCTTAAGTTAGTATATGATTGAATTATGTGTATAGTCAGTATCGTAGCTATATGTCAGACATTTAGTTTGATTATGTACCACTTACACACAAGCCCCCATATGACTGCCAATGCATTTTGATGCCCCGTTCACCTTTACCCCTCTTGCCTATCCCCTGTGAAGCAGGACAAGTCCCATCTCCCCCTGGTGCCCTACGTGATTGGCCTGACCGGGGGCAGTGGCAGCGGGAAGAGCTCCATTGCCCGGCAGTTGGAGGCCCTGGGTGCGGTCCGCATCAACAGCGACCAGCTGGGCCATGAGACCTACCGGCCGGGGGAGGTTGCCTACAACAGGGTGCTGGAGGAGTTTGGATCAGGTGCGAGTGGGTCTTCTGTCCACATAGCTGACAGAAGCTGTCGTAATATTCTGTATAGTGGAGAATTGATTTAACAGATATAATGTAAGGCTTTACTCAAAGCATCTGTTTCAATGAATGACTCTTATCATTTTCAGATCTTATTAATGAGGACAAAACTATCAACAGACGCGCACTAGGCAGGAAGGTTTTTGGAAACAAGGTAATGTTTGTGTATGGCATGTGTGAAATACAGCCCGATAATATTTGAGAGAACATAATATTTTATACAAATGGGAAGGGATGTAAAAAATGTCATGTTGGTTTATTTAGTTGTATTTAGCGTTTTCTTTTCAAATATCAATGGAATGGACTATATCAGCAGagatatagtgccttcagaaagtattcacaccccttgacttgtgTTAAAGCTTAAATTTGTGTCACTTGCCAAGGCTACTCcattatgtcaaagtggaattatgtttttatacatttttataaattaattaaagatgaaaagctgaaatgtcttgagtcaataagtattccaccgttttgttatggcaagcctaaataagttcaggagcaaACAATTGCTTAACAGGTCAcaaaagttgcatggactcactctctgtgcaataagtgtttaacatgatttttgactgACTACCTGatctctgtaaggtccctcagtcaagcagtgaatttcaaacaccgattcaaccacaaataccagggaggttttccgatacctcgcaaagggcaccaattggtagatgggtaaacataaataatatccctttaagcatggtgaagttattaattacactttggatgtagtatcaatacattcagccattacaaagatacaggtgtccttccaaaGTCAGTTGCTGGAgaagaaactgctcagggatttcaccatgactttggtgactttaaaacagttattttaatggctatgataggagaaaactgaggatggatcaactacATTCTAGTTAgtacacaatactaacctaaatgacagcgtgaaaagaaggaagtctgtacagaatacaaatattccaaaacatgcatcctgtt harbors:
- the coasy gene encoding bifunctional coenzyme A synthase isoform X1, translating into MSMFSTGILVLTSPLHTLPLRIAPVLSSAAQVVERTLYVHLHPGLNLGTGGGQPRPVFIPPVVDLSSLITGLYSNAANVCGHLDVRVLLTNVRAQPNNASSPETGGTGVACNPFPSPQPLSHSPEVVLTDFALQDPGQSPLVAQCLQRYTGRCYVCTPGLASVLLHPQLQKLEEEVEKEGQKDDWDSSSERMETYSEVVVGGTFDRLHGAHKTLLNISCLLANKRFLIGVCDQELLKKKVLKELIEPYALRVQRLQEFLQDVKPSLQYEIVPLSDPFGPSVIDAQLQCIVVSEETRRGGEAVNKKRLENGLPGLVLHEIQLLKDAHHTEMEEEKISSSSLRSRLLGTLLTDPKQDKSHLPLVPYVIGLTGGSGSGKSSIARQLEALGAVRINSDQLGHETYRPGEVAYNRVLEEFGSDLINEDKTINRRALGRKVFGNKERLKALTDIVWPEIALLVKERIQQAREEGKQVCVVDAAVLLEAGWTDIVHEVWVTVIPEEEAVSRIMARDGVSQEDAVRRLQSQWPNTQQVEQANVVLCTLWEPEITQKQVRKAWDLLQKRIQQSREGAKPPS
- the coasy gene encoding bifunctional coenzyme A synthase isoform X2, which produces MSMFSTGILVLTSPLHTLPLRIAPVLSSAAQVVERTLYVHLHPGLNLGTGGGQPRPVFIPPVVDLSSLITGLYSNAANVCGHLDVRVLLTNVRAQPNNASSPETGGTGVACNPFPSPQPLSHSPEVVLTDFALQDPGQSPLVAQCLQRYTGRCYVCTPGLASVLLHPQLQKLEEEVEKEGQKDDWDSSSERMETYSEVVVGGTFDRLHGAHKTLLNISCLLANKRFLIGVCDQELLKKKVLKELIEPYALRVQRLQEFLQDVKPSLQYEIVPLSDPFGPSVIDAQLQCIVVSEETRRGGEAVNKKRLENGLPGLVLHEIQLLKDAHHTEMEEEKISSSSLRSRLLGTLLTDPKDKSHLPLVPYVIGLTGGSGSGKSSIARQLEALGAVRINSDQLGHETYRPGEVAYNRVLEEFGSDLINEDKTINRRALGRKVFGNKERLKALTDIVWPEIALLVKERIQQAREEGKQVCVVDAAVLLEAGWTDIVHEVWVTVIPEEEAVSRIMARDGVSQEDAVRRLQSQWPNTQQVEQANVVLCTLWEPEITQKQVRKAWDLLQKRIQQSREGAKPPS